From the genome of Gracilinanus agilis isolate LMUSP501 chromosome 2, AgileGrace, whole genome shotgun sequence, one region includes:
- the ALDH6A1 gene encoding methylmalonate-semialdehyde dehydrogenase [acylating], mitochondrial isoform X1, with protein sequence MAVVVAATAVLRAQMLRVSSKIPTCYPATFFSSSSVPTVKLFIDGKFVESKTDKWIDFHNPATNEVIGRVPKTTQAEMNAAVESCKRAFPSWAETSVLSRQQILLRYQQLIKENLKEVAKLITLEQGKTLADAEGDVFRGLQVVEHACSVTSLLMGETMPSITKDMDIYSYRLPLGVCAGIAPFNFPAMIPLWMFPMAMVCGNTYLMKPSERVPGATMFLAKLLQDSGAPDGTLNIIHGQHEAVNFICDHPDIKAISFVGSNQAGEYIYERGSRNGKRVQANLGAKNHGVVMPDANKENTLNQLVGAAFGAAGQRCMALSTAILVGEAKKWLPELVERAKKLRVNAGDQPGADLGPLITPQAKERVCHIIESGTKEGASILLDGRKIKVKGYEKGNFVGPTIISGVKSNMTCYKEEIFGPVLVVLEAESLDEAIKMVNDNPYGNGTAIFTTNGATARKYSHLVDVGQVGVNVPIPVPLPMFSFTGSRSSFRGDTNFYGKQGIQFYTQLKTITSQWKEEDSLLSAPAVVMPTMGH encoded by the exons ATGGCGGTGGTAGTGGCTGCGACTGCTGTTTTACGGGCCCAGATGCTTCGG GTTTCTTCTAAGATACCTACCTGCTACCCAGCaacctttttttcctcatcttcagTG cCAACAGTCAAACTTTTCATAGATGGGAAATTTGTTGAATCTAAAACTGACAAGTGGATTGACTTTCACAACCCG GCTACCAACGAGGTGATTGGTCGAGTTCCCAAAACCACACAGGCTGAAATGAATGCTGCTGTAGAGTCCTGCAAACGTGCTTTTCCCTCATGGGCAGAGACATCTGTACTAAGCCGCCAGCAGATCCTGCTGCGTTATCAGCAGCTTATCAAGGAAAACTTg aaagaaGTTGCTAAGCTAATCACTTTGGAGCAAGGGAAGACCCTGGCTGATGCTGAGGGAGATGTGTTCCGAGGCCTTC AGGTAGTTGAACATGCCTGTAGTGTGACATCCCTCTTGATGGGAGAGACCATGCCTTCCATTACCAAAGACATGGACATTTACTCCTACCGCCTACCTTTGGGTGTATGTGCAGGCATTGCTCCATTCAATTTTCCTGCCATGATTCCTCTCTGGATGTTCCCCATGGCCATGGTGTGTGGGAACACCTACTTGATGAAGCCATCTGAACGAGTACCTGGAGCAACAATGTTTCTCGCCAAGTTGCTGCAGGACTCTGGTGCCCCAGATGGGACACTGAATATCATCCACGGGCAGCATGAAG cTGTGAATTTTATTTGTGATCATCCGGATATAAAAGCAATCAGCTTTGTGGGCTCCAATCAGGCTGGAGAGTACATCTATGAGAGAGGGTCAAGAAATGGCAAGAGAGTCCAAGCAAATCTG gGAGCTAAGAATCACGGGGTGGTCATGCCAGATGCCAATAAGGAAAACACTCTGAACCAACTGGTGGGAGCAGCTTTTGGAGCCGCAGGGCAACGCTGCATGGCCCTGTCTACAGCCATCCTGGTAGGGGAAGCAAAGAAATGGCTGCCAGAACTTGTGGAGCGAGCAAAAAAGCTACGGGTTAATGCGG GAGACCAACCAGGAGCTGATTTGGGCCCTCTAATCACCCCGCAGGCCAAAGAACGAGTTTGTCATATCATTGAGAGTGGAACAAAGGAGGGAGCCTCAATTCTTCTAGATGGAAGAAAGATTAAAGTTAAAGGCTATGAAAAAGGCAATTTCGTTGGACCAACCATTATCTCAGGTGTCAAG TCAAATATGACCTGTTACAAAGAAGAGATTTTTGGTCCAGTTCTAGTGGTTTTGGAGGCAGAGTCTTTGGATGAAGCCATCAAGATGGTGAATGACAATCCATATGGAAATGGAACTGCTATCTTTACCACCAATGGAGCCACTGCTCGAAAATATTCTCACTTGGTGGATGTGGGGCAG GTGGGTGTGAATGTCCCTattccagtgcctttgccaatgTTCTCATTTACGGGCTCTCGCTCTTCCTTCAGAGGAGACACCAATTTTTATGGCAAACAG ggCATTCAATTCTATACACAGCTAAAGACCATTACTTCTCAGTGGAAAGAAGAAGATTCCTTGCTATCTGCACCTGCTGTAGTTATGCCAACTATGGgccattaa
- the ALDH6A1 gene encoding methylmalonate-semialdehyde dehydrogenase [acylating], mitochondrial isoform X3 — translation MAVVVAATAVLRAQMLRVSSKIPTCYPATFFSSSSPTVKLFIDGKFVESKTDKWIDFHNPATNEVIGRVPKTTQAEMNAAVESCKRAFPSWAETSVLSRQQKEVAKLITLEQGKTLADAEGDVFRGLQVVEHACSVTSLLMGETMPSITKDMDIYSYRLPLGVCAGIAPFNFPAMIPLWMFPMAMVCGNTYLMKPSERVPGATMFLAKLLQDSGAPDGTLNIIHGQHEAVNFICDHPDIKAISFVGSNQAGEYIYERGSRNGKRVQANLGAKNHGVVMPDANKENTLNQLVGAAFGAAGQRCMALSTAILVGEAKKWLPELVERAKKLRVNAGDQPGADLGPLITPQAKERVCHIIESGTKEGASILLDGRKIKVKGYEKGNFVGPTIISGVKSNMTCYKEEIFGPVLVVLEAESLDEAIKMVNDNPYGNGTAIFTTNGATARKYSHLVDVGQVGVNVPIPVPLPMFSFTGSRSSFRGDTNFYGKQGIQFYTQLKTITSQWKEEDSLLSAPAVVMPTMGH, via the exons ATGGCGGTGGTAGTGGCTGCGACTGCTGTTTTACGGGCCCAGATGCTTCGG GTTTCTTCTAAGATACCTACCTGCTACCCAGCaacctttttttcctcatcttca cCAACAGTCAAACTTTTCATAGATGGGAAATTTGTTGAATCTAAAACTGACAAGTGGATTGACTTTCACAACCCG GCTACCAACGAGGTGATTGGTCGAGTTCCCAAAACCACACAGGCTGAAATGAATGCTGCTGTAGAGTCCTGCAAACGTGCTTTTCCCTCATGGGCAGAGACATCTGTACTAAGCCGCCAGC agaaagaaGTTGCTAAGCTAATCACTTTGGAGCAAGGGAAGACCCTGGCTGATGCTGAGGGAGATGTGTTCCGAGGCCTTC AGGTAGTTGAACATGCCTGTAGTGTGACATCCCTCTTGATGGGAGAGACCATGCCTTCCATTACCAAAGACATGGACATTTACTCCTACCGCCTACCTTTGGGTGTATGTGCAGGCATTGCTCCATTCAATTTTCCTGCCATGATTCCTCTCTGGATGTTCCCCATGGCCATGGTGTGTGGGAACACCTACTTGATGAAGCCATCTGAACGAGTACCTGGAGCAACAATGTTTCTCGCCAAGTTGCTGCAGGACTCTGGTGCCCCAGATGGGACACTGAATATCATCCACGGGCAGCATGAAG cTGTGAATTTTATTTGTGATCATCCGGATATAAAAGCAATCAGCTTTGTGGGCTCCAATCAGGCTGGAGAGTACATCTATGAGAGAGGGTCAAGAAATGGCAAGAGAGTCCAAGCAAATCTG gGAGCTAAGAATCACGGGGTGGTCATGCCAGATGCCAATAAGGAAAACACTCTGAACCAACTGGTGGGAGCAGCTTTTGGAGCCGCAGGGCAACGCTGCATGGCCCTGTCTACAGCCATCCTGGTAGGGGAAGCAAAGAAATGGCTGCCAGAACTTGTGGAGCGAGCAAAAAAGCTACGGGTTAATGCGG GAGACCAACCAGGAGCTGATTTGGGCCCTCTAATCACCCCGCAGGCCAAAGAACGAGTTTGTCATATCATTGAGAGTGGAACAAAGGAGGGAGCCTCAATTCTTCTAGATGGAAGAAAGATTAAAGTTAAAGGCTATGAAAAAGGCAATTTCGTTGGACCAACCATTATCTCAGGTGTCAAG TCAAATATGACCTGTTACAAAGAAGAGATTTTTGGTCCAGTTCTAGTGGTTTTGGAGGCAGAGTCTTTGGATGAAGCCATCAAGATGGTGAATGACAATCCATATGGAAATGGAACTGCTATCTTTACCACCAATGGAGCCACTGCTCGAAAATATTCTCACTTGGTGGATGTGGGGCAG GTGGGTGTGAATGTCCCTattccagtgcctttgccaatgTTCTCATTTACGGGCTCTCGCTCTTCCTTCAGAGGAGACACCAATTTTTATGGCAAACAG ggCATTCAATTCTATACACAGCTAAAGACCATTACTTCTCAGTGGAAAGAAGAAGATTCCTTGCTATCTGCACCTGCTGTAGTTATGCCAACTATGGgccattaa
- the ALDH6A1 gene encoding methylmalonate-semialdehyde dehydrogenase [acylating], mitochondrial isoform X2 — protein sequence MAVVVAATAVLRAQMLRVSSKIPTCYPATFFSSSSPTVKLFIDGKFVESKTDKWIDFHNPATNEVIGRVPKTTQAEMNAAVESCKRAFPSWAETSVLSRQQILLRYQQLIKENLKEVAKLITLEQGKTLADAEGDVFRGLQVVEHACSVTSLLMGETMPSITKDMDIYSYRLPLGVCAGIAPFNFPAMIPLWMFPMAMVCGNTYLMKPSERVPGATMFLAKLLQDSGAPDGTLNIIHGQHEAVNFICDHPDIKAISFVGSNQAGEYIYERGSRNGKRVQANLGAKNHGVVMPDANKENTLNQLVGAAFGAAGQRCMALSTAILVGEAKKWLPELVERAKKLRVNAGDQPGADLGPLITPQAKERVCHIIESGTKEGASILLDGRKIKVKGYEKGNFVGPTIISGVKSNMTCYKEEIFGPVLVVLEAESLDEAIKMVNDNPYGNGTAIFTTNGATARKYSHLVDVGQVGVNVPIPVPLPMFSFTGSRSSFRGDTNFYGKQGIQFYTQLKTITSQWKEEDSLLSAPAVVMPTMGH from the exons ATGGCGGTGGTAGTGGCTGCGACTGCTGTTTTACGGGCCCAGATGCTTCGG GTTTCTTCTAAGATACCTACCTGCTACCCAGCaacctttttttcctcatcttca cCAACAGTCAAACTTTTCATAGATGGGAAATTTGTTGAATCTAAAACTGACAAGTGGATTGACTTTCACAACCCG GCTACCAACGAGGTGATTGGTCGAGTTCCCAAAACCACACAGGCTGAAATGAATGCTGCTGTAGAGTCCTGCAAACGTGCTTTTCCCTCATGGGCAGAGACATCTGTACTAAGCCGCCAGCAGATCCTGCTGCGTTATCAGCAGCTTATCAAGGAAAACTTg aaagaaGTTGCTAAGCTAATCACTTTGGAGCAAGGGAAGACCCTGGCTGATGCTGAGGGAGATGTGTTCCGAGGCCTTC AGGTAGTTGAACATGCCTGTAGTGTGACATCCCTCTTGATGGGAGAGACCATGCCTTCCATTACCAAAGACATGGACATTTACTCCTACCGCCTACCTTTGGGTGTATGTGCAGGCATTGCTCCATTCAATTTTCCTGCCATGATTCCTCTCTGGATGTTCCCCATGGCCATGGTGTGTGGGAACACCTACTTGATGAAGCCATCTGAACGAGTACCTGGAGCAACAATGTTTCTCGCCAAGTTGCTGCAGGACTCTGGTGCCCCAGATGGGACACTGAATATCATCCACGGGCAGCATGAAG cTGTGAATTTTATTTGTGATCATCCGGATATAAAAGCAATCAGCTTTGTGGGCTCCAATCAGGCTGGAGAGTACATCTATGAGAGAGGGTCAAGAAATGGCAAGAGAGTCCAAGCAAATCTG gGAGCTAAGAATCACGGGGTGGTCATGCCAGATGCCAATAAGGAAAACACTCTGAACCAACTGGTGGGAGCAGCTTTTGGAGCCGCAGGGCAACGCTGCATGGCCCTGTCTACAGCCATCCTGGTAGGGGAAGCAAAGAAATGGCTGCCAGAACTTGTGGAGCGAGCAAAAAAGCTACGGGTTAATGCGG GAGACCAACCAGGAGCTGATTTGGGCCCTCTAATCACCCCGCAGGCCAAAGAACGAGTTTGTCATATCATTGAGAGTGGAACAAAGGAGGGAGCCTCAATTCTTCTAGATGGAAGAAAGATTAAAGTTAAAGGCTATGAAAAAGGCAATTTCGTTGGACCAACCATTATCTCAGGTGTCAAG TCAAATATGACCTGTTACAAAGAAGAGATTTTTGGTCCAGTTCTAGTGGTTTTGGAGGCAGAGTCTTTGGATGAAGCCATCAAGATGGTGAATGACAATCCATATGGAAATGGAACTGCTATCTTTACCACCAATGGAGCCACTGCTCGAAAATATTCTCACTTGGTGGATGTGGGGCAG GTGGGTGTGAATGTCCCTattccagtgcctttgccaatgTTCTCATTTACGGGCTCTCGCTCTTCCTTCAGAGGAGACACCAATTTTTATGGCAAACAG ggCATTCAATTCTATACACAGCTAAAGACCATTACTTCTCAGTGGAAAGAAGAAGATTCCTTGCTATCTGCACCTGCTGTAGTTATGCCAACTATGGgccattaa